One window from the genome of Jeotgalibacillus haloalkalitolerans encodes:
- the ispD gene encoding 2-C-methyl-D-erythritol 4-phosphate cytidylyltransferase: MNYEVVIPAAGRGKRMGADRNKLLLELNGVPVIIHTLRVFEDDPLCSGIILAIHPDDRDTLEQLLTQYDIKKVTHMVQGGEERQHSVYEGLKAAAEEIVMVHDGARPFIKQTVIHRLAEAAETRGGAIAAVPVKDTIKKVQDGFVTETVERSSLWSVQTPQAFLLEVLMEAHREAIRTGFLGTDEASLVEKTGGKVTVIESDYDNIKLTTKEDLVFAEAILAKNDQ, from the coding sequence ATGAATTACGAAGTAGTCATTCCGGCAGCGGGCCGGGGTAAACGGATGGGAGCGGATCGTAATAAGCTTCTGCTTGAACTGAACGGGGTTCCCGTCATTATTCATACGCTGCGTGTGTTTGAAGATGACCCTTTATGCAGCGGAATTATCCTTGCGATCCATCCTGATGACAGAGATACACTCGAGCAGCTGCTTACGCAATATGATATTAAGAAAGTCACACATATGGTGCAGGGCGGGGAAGAGCGTCAGCACAGTGTCTATGAAGGGTTAAAAGCAGCTGCTGAAGAGATTGTGATGGTTCATGACGGGGCGAGGCCTTTTATCAAACAGACCGTGATTCACCGTCTGGCTGAAGCAGCTGAAACCCGCGGAGGTGCCATTGCAGCTGTTCCTGTAAAAGATACAATTAAGAAGGTACAAGATGGCTTTGTCACAGAAACCGTTGAGCGTTCCAGCCTGTGGTCAGTGCAGACCCCGCAGGCTTTTCTGCTTGAAGTGCTGATGGAGGCACACCGGGAAGCGATACGCACCGGCTTTCTTGGAACAGATGAAGCCTCATTAGTCGAAAAAACCGGCGGAAAAGTAACGGTCATTGAATCAGATTATGATAATATAAAGCTGACTACAAAAGAAGATCTCGTTTTTGCTGAAGCCATTTTAGCTAAAAACGATCAATAG
- the gltX gene encoding glutamate--tRNA ligase, with protein MSTDIRVRYAPSPTGHLHIGNARAALFNYLFARSHNGTFIIRVEDTDTKRNIEGGEESQLEYLKWLGIDWDESIDVGGDYGPYRQSERNDLYKKHYDDLLERGLAYKCYCTEEELEAEREGQIARSEMPRYSGKCRNLTDDERAALEAEGRKPSIRFAVPQGKTYTFNDIVKDDVSFESDGIGDFVIVKKDGIPTYNFAVAVDDHYMKISHVLRGDDHISNTPKQLMIYEAFGWEIPKFGHTTLIVNEERKKLSKRDGSIIQFIEQYKDLGYQPDALFNFIALLGWSPKGEDELFSKEELIERFDADRLSKSPAVFDTKKLEWMNNQYMKNLDLDAVVALSTPHLEEAGKIPKDRTPEQEEWVRKLVALYQEQMSYGAEIVALSELFFKDEIAYDEEASAVLAEEQVPEVMAELSRQLEALENFEAAEIKKAIKAVQKETGHKGKKLFMPIRVAATGQTHGPDLPSAIEVLGKEKVLARLSKLTD; from the coding sequence ATGTCTACAGACATTCGCGTACGTTACGCACCAAGCCCGACAGGACACCTGCATATCGGGAACGCAAGAGCAGCACTATTCAACTATTTATTCGCAAGAAGCCATAACGGTACGTTCATCATCCGCGTAGAAGATACAGATACAAAACGTAACATCGAAGGCGGAGAAGAATCTCAGCTTGAGTATCTGAAATGGCTCGGCATCGACTGGGATGAAAGCATTGACGTTGGCGGCGACTATGGTCCATACCGTCAGTCAGAGCGTAATGACCTTTACAAAAAGCATTACGATGACCTGCTTGAGCGCGGGCTTGCCTATAAGTGCTATTGCACAGAAGAAGAGCTTGAAGCAGAGCGTGAAGGGCAGATCGCACGCAGCGAAATGCCGCGTTACAGCGGAAAGTGCCGCAACCTGACAGATGACGAGCGTGCAGCACTTGAAGCTGAAGGACGCAAGCCAAGCATCCGATTTGCTGTGCCACAGGGCAAAACGTATACGTTCAATGATATCGTAAAAGATGATGTGTCATTTGAAAGTGATGGCATCGGCGATTTTGTTATCGTGAAGAAAGACGGAATTCCGACTTATAACTTTGCGGTGGCAGTGGATGATCATTATATGAAGATCTCTCACGTACTGCGCGGGGATGACCACATTTCAAATACACCGAAGCAGCTGATGATCTATGAAGCGTTCGGCTGGGAGATTCCGAAGTTTGGACATACGACACTGATTGTCAATGAAGAGCGTAAAAAGCTGAGTAAGCGTGACGGTTCAATTATCCAGTTCATCGAGCAGTATAAGGACCTTGGCTATCAGCCTGATGCGTTATTTAACTTTATTGCATTGCTTGGCTGGTCTCCAAAAGGGGAAGATGAGCTGTTTTCTAAAGAAGAGCTGATTGAGCGTTTTGATGCTGACCGTCTGTCGAAATCACCGGCAGTATTTGACACGAAAAAGCTTGAGTGGATGAATAATCAGTATATGAAGAATCTTGACCTGGATGCAGTTGTGGCATTGTCGACACCTCATCTTGAAGAAGCGGGTAAAATCCCGAAAGACCGTACACCTGAGCAGGAAGAGTGGGTGCGCAAGCTTGTGGCACTTTATCAGGAGCAGATGAGCTATGGTGCTGAGATTGTGGCACTGTCTGAACTGTTCTTCAAAGATGAGATTGCGTATGATGAGGAAGCGAGTGCAGTGCTTGCTGAAGAGCAGGTTCCTGAAGTGATGGCAGAGCTCAGCCGTCAGCTTGAAGCACTTGAAAACTTTGAAGCGGCAGAAATTAAAAAGGCGATTAAAGCTGTACAGAAGGAAACGGGACATAAAGGTAAAAAGTTATTTATGCCAATCCGTGTAGCAGCGACAGGCCAGACGCATGGACCGGACCTTCCGAGCGCTATTGAAGTGCTGGGGAAAGAAAAAGTACTTGCACGTTTGAGTAAGCTGACTGATTAA
- the disA gene encoding DNA integrity scanning diadenylate cyclase DisA produces MDNRRRKRPSADIIQLVAPGTPFREGIDNVLRAGTGGLIVVGCNDKMKPLVDGGFQIHCPFSPTYLYELAKMDGAIILNESGSKILIANAQLNPSPMIPSSETGMRHRTAERVARETDSLVIAISQRRNVITLYKGTYRYALKEIAVILAKANQALQTLEKYRTVLDQSLSHLTLLEYEEAVTYNDVLQVVHRFEMVIRIKNELLLYLNELGSEGRLVRLQLNELLSDLEKEAVMVMRDYACADNAPAQDMYSSFSEAVSSEVMEDESIMKLLGHPSSTEYESQAEPRGYRVLNKIPRLPLTIIENIIGDFGTLDKLKQATVEELDEVDGIGGIRARKIKQGLKSVKEQSLADH; encoded by the coding sequence ATGGATAATCGGAGAAGAAAGCGTCCGTCAGCTGATATTATTCAGCTCGTGGCACCGGGGACACCTTTTAGAGAGGGAATAGATAATGTCTTGCGTGCCGGGACAGGCGGCCTGATTGTAGTTGGCTGTAATGATAAGATGAAGCCGCTTGTAGACGGGGGCTTTCAGATCCATTGTCCATTTTCCCCAACGTATCTGTATGAGCTTGCAAAGATGGATGGGGCGATTATCCTCAATGAGTCAGGCAGTAAAATCCTGATTGCGAACGCGCAGCTGAATCCGAGTCCGATGATTCCCTCGTCAGAGACAGGGATGCGTCACCGGACAGCGGAGCGGGTAGCGAGAGAGACAGATTCTCTTGTAATTGCTATTTCCCAAAGACGGAACGTGATCACGCTTTATAAAGGGACTTACCGCTATGCACTGAAGGAAATTGCAGTCATTCTTGCTAAAGCGAATCAGGCGCTGCAGACACTTGAAAAATATCGCACAGTGCTTGATCAGAGTCTTTCTCATTTAACACTGCTTGAGTATGAGGAAGCCGTCACGTATAACGATGTCTTACAGGTCGTTCACCGCTTTGAAATGGTGATCCGGATTAAAAATGAGCTCCTGCTTTACCTGAATGAACTCGGTTCTGAAGGCAGGCTGGTGCGGCTGCAGCTGAATGAATTGCTTTCTGACCTTGAAAAGGAAGCGGTGATGGTGATGCGCGACTATGCCTGCGCTGATAATGCTCCTGCTCAGGATATGTACAGCTCATTTTCTGAAGCGGTATCTTCAGAAGTGATGGAGGATGAATCCATCATGAAGTTACTTGGCCATCCATCTTCTACAGAATATGAAAGTCAGGCTGAACCAAGAGGTTATCGCGTGCTGAATAAAATCCCGCGTCTGCCGCTCACGATCATTGAAAACATAATCGGAGATTTCGGCACACTTGATAAATTAAAGCAGGCAACTGTAGAAGAACTTGATGAGGTTGATGGTATCGGTGGTATACGGGCGAGAAAAATAAAGCAGGGTCTGAAATCAGTGAAAGAGCAGTCTTTAGCAGACCACTAA
- the ispF gene encoding 2-C-methyl-D-erythritol 2,4-cyclodiphosphate synthase — protein MFRIGQGYDVHQLAENRPLIIGGVTIPYEKGLLGHSDADVLLHVVADAALGAIGEGDIGRHFPDTDPEFKDADSKKLLQHVWSIVREHGYRLGNIDCTIIAQKPKMAPHIGDMRTVIAELLEASETQVNVKATTTEKLGFEGREEGIAAQAVILLQKT, from the coding sequence ATGTTTCGAATTGGACAGGGATACGATGTCCATCAGCTTGCAGAGAACCGTCCGCTGATTATTGGCGGAGTAACCATTCCTTATGAAAAAGGACTGCTCGGACACTCAGATGCAGATGTACTGCTTCACGTTGTCGCAGATGCAGCACTTGGTGCAATCGGTGAAGGTGATATCGGACGACACTTCCCGGATACAGATCCGGAATTCAAAGATGCCGACTCTAAAAAACTGCTACAGCACGTCTGGAGCATTGTCAGAGAGCACGGCTATCGCCTGGGCAACATTGACTGTACAATTATTGCACAAAAGCCGAAGATGGCGCCTCATATCGGGGACATGCGCACAGTCATTGCAGAACTGCTTGAAGCCTCTGAAACTCAGGTGAACGTAAAAGCAACCACAACCGAAAAACTCGGGTTCGAAGGCCGCGAAGAAGGAATCGCCGCCCAGGCAGTGATTCTTTTACAGAAGACCTAA
- a CDS encoding PIN/TRAM domain-containing protein: MLKRIIQICFLIVGGTLGVFLLPELVLIPFNLDYALLNNPYVTAILGAIIFYAITFWAIKYVVNFIKWAEDSLIKAPVTDILFGALGLIIGLITAFLLGVAVNDIEIPIVNTVVPILLTLILGYLGFQVGFTKRDELVHLFSRGGSTKKLEESAAKEVSDVPASKRHKILDTSVIIDGRIADICQTGFLDGEIVIPQFVLGELQHIADSSDALKRNRGRRGLDILKRIQRDIPIQVTIYEGDFEDIQEVDSKLVKLAKVLNGIVVTNDFNLNKVCELQDVQVLNINDLANAVKPVVLPGEVLNVQMIKDGKEQNQGIAYLDDGTMIVVEDGKNFIGKQIDVIVTSVLQTSAGRMIFAKPKSYEKAL; encoded by the coding sequence ATGCTAAAACGAATTATTCAAATCTGTTTCCTTATTGTCGGCGGAACATTAGGCGTATTTTTATTACCTGAATTAGTCCTTATACCTTTTAATCTTGATTATGCACTTTTAAACAACCCTTATGTAACCGCGATTTTGGGAGCCATCATTTTTTATGCAATAACGTTCTGGGCGATTAAGTATGTCGTTAATTTTATTAAATGGGCAGAAGATTCCCTTATTAAAGCGCCGGTCACTGATATTTTATTTGGCGCACTCGGGCTCATTATCGGTCTGATTACTGCTTTCCTTCTGGGGGTGGCAGTCAATGATATTGAGATTCCGATCGTCAATACGGTTGTACCGATTCTGCTCACGCTGATTCTTGGGTATCTCGGATTTCAGGTCGGATTTACGAAAAGAGATGAACTGGTTCACTTATTCTCAAGGGGCGGTTCAACTAAGAAGCTGGAAGAGTCAGCTGCAAAGGAAGTCAGTGATGTGCCGGCTTCAAAGCGTCATAAAATCCTCGATACGAGTGTAATTATTGACGGCCGGATTGCTGATATTTGTCAGACAGGCTTTTTAGACGGAGAGATTGTCATTCCTCAGTTCGTACTCGGGGAGCTCCAGCATATCGCAGATTCATCAGATGCCCTGAAGCGTAACAGAGGGCGCAGGGGGCTTGATATTTTAAAAAGGATCCAGCGTGATATCCCGATTCAGGTTACGATTTATGAAGGTGACTTTGAAGACATCCAGGAAGTTGACAGCAAACTTGTCAAACTTGCGAAAGTACTGAACGGGATTGTCGTAACGAATGATTTTAACTTAAATAAAGTATGTGAGCTGCAGGATGTGCAGGTATTAAATATTAACGATTTAGCCAATGCGGTGAAGCCGGTTGTGCTTCCGGGTGAAGTGCTGAATGTGCAGATGATTAAAGACGGGAAAGAGCAGAATCAGGGAATTGCCTATCTTGATGATGGCACGATGATTGTTGTGGAAGACGGTAAAAACTTTATCGGGAAGCAGATTGATGTGATTGTCACAAGTGTGCTTCAGACATCTGCAGGCCGCATGATTTTTGCTAAGCCAAAGTCTTATGAGAAAGCGTTGTAA
- the radA gene encoding DNA repair protein RadA, whose product MAKKKSKFMCNSCGYESAKWMGKCPGCGEWNTMVEDVTITGKQPRKSFTHTPEGSQSKATPLIKVETREETRVMTKMQELNRVLGGGVVPGSMVLIGGDPGIGKSTLLLQVSSQLAETKNKVLYISGEESIKQTKLRADRLSVTSEELMIYAETNLESIHHSIEQVSPDFVIIDSIQTVYHPEVTSAPGSVTQVRECTAELMRIAKTKNIAIFIVGHVTKEGSIAGPRILEHMVDTVLYFEGERHHTYRILRAVKNRFGSTNEMGIFEMREEGLREVGNPSEIFLEERSQGAAGSTVVASMEGTRPILVEIQALVTPTSFNNPRRMATGIDQNRVSLLMAVLEKRVGLMLQTQDAYLKVAGGVKLDEPAVDLAVLVSIASSYRDQPPKPFDCMIGEVGLTGEVRRVSRIEQRVQEAAKLGFKRVIIPENNIGGWTFPEGIEVVGVSNVAEALKKTLEG is encoded by the coding sequence TTGGCCAAAAAGAAATCCAAGTTTATGTGTAACTCATGCGGGTATGAATCTGCTAAGTGGATGGGAAAATGCCCGGGCTGCGGTGAGTGGAACACGATGGTGGAGGATGTGACGATCACCGGTAAGCAGCCGAGAAAGTCGTTCACGCATACGCCGGAAGGAAGTCAGTCGAAGGCGACGCCGCTGATTAAAGTGGAAACACGTGAAGAAACGCGTGTCATGACAAAGATGCAGGAATTAAACCGTGTGCTTGGTGGAGGAGTTGTGCCTGGTTCGATGGTGCTGATCGGGGGAGATCCCGGAATCGGTAAGTCTACGCTGCTGCTTCAGGTTTCCTCACAGCTTGCAGAGACGAAGAATAAAGTGCTGTATATTTCAGGTGAGGAATCAATTAAGCAGACGAAGCTTCGCGCCGACCGTCTGAGCGTGACATCTGAAGAACTGATGATCTATGCAGAAACAAATCTCGAGTCGATTCACCACTCCATTGAGCAGGTATCCCCTGATTTTGTCATCATTGATTCAATCCAGACCGTCTATCATCCTGAAGTCACATCAGCACCCGGAAGCGTCACGCAGGTGCGTGAGTGTACGGCGGAGCTGATGCGCATTGCTAAAACGAAAAATATTGCGATTTTCATTGTTGGACACGTCACTAAAGAAGGCTCAATTGCAGGTCCGAGAATTTTAGAGCATATGGTTGATACCGTGCTTTATTTTGAAGGGGAACGTCACCATACGTACCGGATTCTGCGGGCTGTGAAAAATCGTTTTGGTTCAACGAATGAAATGGGTATTTTTGAAATGCGTGAAGAGGGCTTAAGAGAGGTTGGAAATCCATCTGAGATCTTCCTTGAAGAGCGCTCTCAGGGTGCAGCAGGCTCAACAGTTGTTGCTTCAATGGAAGGAACGCGGCCGATTCTCGTTGAAATTCAGGCGCTAGTCACACCGACAAGTTTTAACAATCCGAGAAGAATGGCAACCGGGATTGATCAGAACCGCGTGTCGCTTTTGATGGCTGTACTTGAAAAGCGTGTCGGGTTAATGCTGCAGACGCAGGATGCTTATTTAAAAGTGGCAGGCGGGGTGAAGCTGGATGAGCCGGCAGTTGACCTGGCTGTACTCGTTAGTATTGCCTCAAGCTACCGTGATCAGCCGCCAAAGCCGTTTGATTGTATGATCGGTGAGGTTGGATTAACAGGTGAGGTACGCCGCGTCTCAAGAATTGAACAACGCGTCCAGGAAGCGGCAAAGCTCGGGTTTAAACGGGTGATTATACCTGAAAATAATATCGGGGGCTGGACATTTCCTGAAGGTATTGAAGTCGTCGGCGTATCAAATGTGGCGGAAGCACTAAAGAAAACACTGGAGGGATAA